The Achromobacter pestifer genome includes a region encoding these proteins:
- a CDS encoding 3-isopropylmalate dehydratase, translated as MTEQSVTHRVWRVGADIDTDALAPGAYMKFGIDEIARHCLQRVRPEFAAQARPGDVLVAGPNFGIGSSREQAAAALVRLGIAAVVAPSFNGLYFRNAFNVGLLLLTCGQAETLEEGELIALDPGAGRIRRAAGDPIELHCDTVPAFLLEMVQAGGLLNLLKQRKTH; from the coding sequence ATGACCGAGCAGTCCGTGACGCATCGCGTCTGGCGCGTGGGCGCGGATATCGACACCGATGCGCTGGCGCCAGGCGCCTACATGAAATTCGGCATCGACGAGATCGCGCGCCATTGCCTGCAACGGGTGCGGCCCGAGTTCGCCGCGCAAGCGCGGCCAGGCGACGTGCTGGTGGCGGGCCCCAACTTCGGCATCGGCTCCTCGCGCGAGCAGGCCGCCGCGGCGCTGGTGCGCCTGGGCATCGCCGCGGTGGTCGCGCCATCCTTCAACGGCCTGTATTTCCGCAACGCCTTCAACGTAGGCCTGCTGCTGCTGACTTGCGGACAGGCCGAAACCCTGGAAGAGGGCGAACTCATTGCCCTGGACCCAGGCGCGGGACGCATCCGCCGCGCCGCAGGCGACCCCATTGAACTGCATTGCGACACCGTGCCCGCCTTTCTGCTGGAAATGGTGCAGGCCGGCGGACTGCTGAATCTGCTGAAACAGCGCAAGACTCATTAG
- a CDS encoding 3-isopropylmalate dehydratase large subunit codes for MAETQTLAQKLIAAACGRACVAEGEIVTCDVDLAMFHDSSGPRRLQPMLQELGAALWDPSKVVLVIDHYVPESDDESRRIVRIARDWAAEQQLPNVYDSLGICHVVVPQHGHIRPGMFCVGGDSHSPTGGAFGAYMFGIGSTEMLGVAVTGKIWVKVPQTLMMRWNGRLPAGVTAKDMMLRMIGRYGMNGGRYQAVEFCGEAVRALSMQERMTLSNMSAELGSQVGLIAPDETTVAYLREAGITDDIDLARWRSDEGAQAEWHDFDAAALAPQVAAPHSPANARDVDQYADVPVQVAYIGACTGAKLEDLRAAASVLRGRRLAAGMRLMVAPASQKDQRQAEQEGVMQVLRDAGAQVLATSCGACAGYGGSIPDDASVISTTARNFKGRMGSETAQVYLASPYTVAASAVAGRIADPREFMA; via the coding sequence ATGGCCGAGACTCAAACGCTGGCCCAGAAGCTGATCGCGGCGGCTTGCGGCCGCGCTTGCGTGGCCGAGGGCGAAATCGTCACCTGTGACGTCGACCTGGCGATGTTCCACGATTCCAGCGGTCCGCGCCGCTTGCAGCCGATGCTGCAGGAACTGGGCGCCGCGCTGTGGGATCCGTCAAAAGTGGTGCTGGTCATCGACCACTATGTGCCTGAATCCGACGATGAGTCGCGCCGCATCGTGCGCATTGCGCGCGATTGGGCGGCCGAACAGCAATTGCCCAACGTCTACGACTCGCTCGGCATCTGCCATGTGGTGGTGCCGCAGCACGGTCATATCCGCCCGGGCATGTTCTGCGTGGGAGGGGATTCGCACTCGCCCACGGGCGGCGCTTTCGGCGCCTATATGTTCGGCATCGGCAGCACTGAAATGCTGGGCGTGGCGGTCACCGGGAAGATCTGGGTGAAAGTGCCCCAGACCCTGATGATGCGCTGGAACGGCCGTCTGCCGGCAGGCGTGACCGCCAAGGACATGATGCTGCGCATGATAGGACGCTACGGCATGAACGGCGGCCGTTATCAGGCGGTGGAGTTCTGTGGCGAAGCGGTGCGCGCCTTGTCGATGCAGGAGCGCATGACCCTGTCCAACATGAGCGCCGAGCTGGGCTCGCAGGTGGGCCTGATCGCGCCCGATGAAACCACCGTCGCCTATCTGCGGGAGGCGGGCATCACGGACGATATCGACTTGGCGCGCTGGCGCAGCGACGAGGGCGCGCAGGCCGAATGGCACGATTTCGACGCCGCGGCGCTGGCACCCCAGGTTGCCGCGCCGCACAGCCCGGCCAATGCGCGCGATGTGGATCAGTACGCCGACGTGCCGGTGCAGGTGGCCTACATCGGCGCCTGCACCGGCGCCAAGCTGGAGGACCTGCGCGCAGCCGCCAGTGTGCTGCGCGGCCGCCGACTGGCCGCCGGCATGCGTTTGATGGTGGCGCCGGCCAGCCAGAAGGACCAGCGCCAGGCCGAACAGGAAGGGGTCATGCAAGTGCTGCGCGATGCCGGCGCGCAGGTGCTGGCCACGTCCTGCGGCGCCTGCGCGGGCTACGGCGGGTCCATCCCCGACGACGCCAGCGTCATCTCCACCACGGCGCGCAATTTCAAGGGGCGCATGGGCTCGGAAACCGCCCAGGTCTACCTGGCCTCGCCCTACACGGTGGCGGCCTCTGCCGTCGCCGGCCGCATCGCCGACCCCAGGGAGTTCATGGCATGA
- a CDS encoding ABC transporter ATP-binding protein — protein sequence MSALLEVQGLRAGYGRMEVLRGVDLRVDPGEIVVLLGSNGAGKSTLNNTVCGLCRPWGGTVRFEGQDLTGRHYRDVVKAGLIQVPEGRRVFPNLSVRENLELGSFTRARERRAANLEKVLHIFPRLRERLAQLAGTMSGGEQQMLAIGRGLMAEPRLLILDEPSLGLSPLMVEELFGLIGRLHGEGLAILLVEQNVGQSLETGQRAYVLENGTVRYSGACPELLASDDVRRAYLGM from the coding sequence ATGAGCGCGCTGCTGGAAGTCCAGGGACTGCGCGCCGGTTACGGCCGCATGGAAGTGCTGCGCGGCGTCGACCTGCGGGTGGACCCGGGCGAGATCGTGGTGCTGCTGGGCAGCAACGGCGCCGGCAAGTCCACGCTGAACAATACGGTCTGCGGCCTGTGCCGGCCCTGGGGTGGCACGGTGCGCTTCGAAGGGCAGGACCTGACCGGCCGCCACTATCGCGACGTGGTCAAGGCCGGGCTGATCCAGGTGCCGGAAGGCCGGCGCGTGTTTCCCAACCTGAGCGTGCGCGAAAATCTGGAGCTGGGCTCCTTCACGAGGGCGCGCGAGCGTCGCGCCGCCAATCTGGAAAAAGTGCTGCATATCTTCCCGCGCCTGCGCGAACGCCTGGCGCAGCTGGCCGGCACCATGTCCGGCGGCGAACAGCAGATGCTGGCCATCGGCCGCGGCCTGATGGCCGAGCCGCGCCTCCTGATCCTGGACGAGCCCTCGCTGGGCCTGTCGCCGCTGATGGTCGAAGAGCTGTTCGGCCTGATCGGGCGCCTGCATGGCGAGGGGCTGGCGATCCTGCTGGTGGAGCAGAACGTGGGCCAGTCGCTGGAAACGGGACAGCGCGCCTACGTGCTGGAAAACGGGACGGTGCGCTATAGCGGCGCCTGTCCGGAACTGCTGGCCAGCGACGACGTGCGCCGGGCCTATCTCGGGATGTAG
- a CDS encoding ABC transporter ATP-binding protein produces MPEILLQARNLSITFGGLKAVQDVSLDVRQGSLTALVGPNGAGKTTLFGLLSGFLKPGSGSVHFAGADITGRPPHESARLGLTRTFQIVQPFGAQTVRQNIAVGAHLRLGNRREALAEAEAVAARVNLQALLDRPAADLTVAGRKRLELARALATRPRLLLLDEVLAGLNPSEIDEMIPVVKQLTDDGVTVLMIEHVMRAVMSLAEHVWVLAQGRLIASGTPGEVTRDPAVVEAYLGQGAAARLAAQGAPA; encoded by the coding sequence GTGCCTGAGATCCTGCTGCAAGCGCGCAATCTGTCCATCACCTTCGGCGGCCTGAAGGCAGTCCAGGATGTGAGCCTGGACGTGCGCCAGGGTTCGCTGACTGCGCTGGTCGGGCCCAACGGCGCGGGCAAGACCACGCTGTTCGGCCTGCTGTCCGGCTTTCTCAAACCGGGTTCCGGTTCGGTGCATTTCGCGGGTGCGGACATCACCGGCCGCCCGCCGCACGAGTCGGCGCGGCTCGGACTGACCCGCACCTTCCAGATCGTGCAGCCCTTCGGCGCGCAGACGGTGCGCCAGAACATCGCCGTGGGCGCGCACCTGCGGCTGGGCAATCGCCGCGAGGCCTTGGCCGAGGCCGAAGCGGTCGCGGCGCGGGTCAACCTGCAAGCCTTGCTGGACCGGCCGGCGGCCGATCTGACGGTGGCGGGGCGCAAGCGCCTGGAACTGGCGCGCGCGCTGGCCACACGGCCGCGCCTGCTGCTGCTGGACGAAGTATTGGCGGGGCTCAACCCCAGCGAGATCGACGAGATGATACCGGTGGTGAAACAGCTGACCGACGATGGCGTGACCGTGCTGATGATCGAACACGTGATGCGCGCCGTGATGAGCCTGGCCGAACATGTATGGGTGCTGGCTCAGGGCCGCCTGATCGCCTCGGGCACGCCGGGCGAGGTCACGCGTGATCCGGCCGTGGTCGAGGCCTATCTGGGCCAGGGCGCGGCGGCGCGGCTGGCCGCCCAGGGAGCGCCGGCATGA
- a CDS encoding branched-chain amino acid ABC transporter permease, translating into MGKDLLTIALFGAALAAAAALTESGVALTFVMMSLYAALLSQAWNILGGYGGQLSFGHALFFGVGAYAQALGQLNLGINPWLALPMAIALGALVGLAVGGLTFRYGLKGSYFALVTLAFAEVFRILALSVSFTGGGVGLMVPLQEGVANMQFGSRRGYIYLLLGFVLLALVVTAWLRHSRFGAYLQAVRDNEDAARAIGVNPLRVKLGGIALSAAFMSAAGAFYVQVFQYIDPGIAFGSAVSVEALVGAIVGGLGTLWGPVLGAVTLHLLSDLTRNLFGELPGISMVIYGVVLILIVMFLPRGITGSGQALGRLFSAKERARA; encoded by the coding sequence ATGGGCAAGGATCTTTTGACTATCGCGCTGTTCGGCGCGGCGCTGGCGGCCGCGGCCGCGCTGACCGAGTCGGGCGTGGCGCTGACGTTCGTGATGATGTCGCTGTACGCGGCCCTGCTGTCGCAGGCCTGGAACATCCTGGGCGGTTACGGCGGCCAGCTGTCGTTCGGCCATGCGCTGTTCTTCGGCGTGGGCGCCTATGCCCAGGCCCTGGGGCAGCTCAACCTGGGGATCAATCCCTGGCTGGCCCTGCCCATGGCCATTGCGCTGGGCGCGCTGGTTGGCTTGGCGGTAGGCGGACTGACGTTCCGCTATGGCCTGAAGGGTTCCTACTTCGCCCTGGTGACGCTGGCGTTCGCCGAGGTGTTCCGCATCCTGGCGTTGTCGGTGTCGTTCACCGGGGGCGGGGTGGGGCTGATGGTGCCGCTGCAGGAGGGTGTGGCCAACATGCAGTTCGGCTCGCGCCGCGGCTACATCTACCTGTTGCTGGGTTTCGTGCTGCTGGCGCTGGTGGTCACCGCGTGGCTGCGCCATTCGCGCTTCGGCGCCTATCTGCAGGCCGTGCGCGACAACGAGGACGCGGCGCGCGCCATCGGCGTGAATCCGCTGCGGGTCAAGCTCGGCGGCATCGCGCTGTCGGCCGCGTTCATGAGCGCGGCGGGGGCCTTTTACGTGCAGGTGTTCCAGTACATCGACCCGGGCATCGCCTTCGGTTCGGCGGTGTCGGTGGAAGCGTTGGTCGGCGCCATCGTCGGCGGCCTGGGCACCTTGTGGGGCCCCGTGCTGGGCGCGGTGACCCTGCATCTCCTGAGCGACCTGACGCGCAACCTGTTCGGCGAGTTGCCGGGCATCAGCATGGTCATCTACGGCGTGGTGCTCATCCTGATCGTGATGTTCCTGCCCCGCGGCATCACCGGTAGCGGCCAGGCGCTGGGCCGCCTGTTCAGTGCCAAGGAGCGCGCCCGTGCCTGA
- a CDS encoding branched-chain amino acid ABC transporter permease: protein MLDPAILLASVLNGLTTGAVYALIALGLTLIYGVLHIINFAHGAALMVALYAVYLLKDRLGIDPYAALPLVVAGMFVLGYALQRYVINRASHGKDENILLVTLGLAIVLENLALVWFKSDTRTIDTAYTLSTVEIGPAMIALPKVIAFWGALAVAAVLFWIIRSTDLGRAIRAVAKEKQGAKLMGIDVEKVYALSFGIGMACLGAAACFLLPAYYVNPQVGGGFVLVAFTIVVLGGMGSFVGALVGGLLIGVVESIGGLFLGDSLGQMGIFAIFIAVLLFRPQGLFGARG from the coding sequence GTGCTCGATCCCGCCATCCTCCTTGCCTCGGTGCTCAACGGCCTGACCACGGGCGCGGTGTACGCGCTGATCGCCCTGGGCCTGACCTTGATCTACGGCGTGCTGCACATCATCAACTTCGCCCATGGCGCGGCGTTGATGGTGGCGCTGTACGCCGTGTACCTGTTGAAGGACCGCCTGGGCATCGATCCTTACGCCGCCTTGCCGCTGGTGGTGGCTGGCATGTTCGTGCTGGGTTACGCCTTGCAGCGCTACGTGATCAACCGCGCCAGCCACGGCAAGGACGAGAACATCCTGCTGGTGACGCTGGGCCTGGCCATCGTGCTGGAGAACCTGGCGCTGGTGTGGTTCAAGTCGGACACGCGCACCATCGACACGGCCTACACGCTGTCCACGGTGGAGATCGGGCCGGCCATGATCGCCTTGCCCAAGGTCATCGCCTTCTGGGGCGCGCTGGCGGTGGCGGCGGTGCTGTTCTGGATCATCCGCAGCACCGATCTGGGCCGGGCGATACGCGCGGTGGCCAAGGAAAAGCAGGGCGCCAAGCTCATGGGCATCGACGTGGAGAAGGTCTACGCGCTGTCGTTCGGCATCGGCATGGCCTGCCTGGGCGCGGCGGCCTGCTTCCTGCTGCCGGCTTACTACGTCAACCCGCAAGTGGGCGGCGGCTTCGTGCTGGTGGCCTTCACCATCGTGGTGCTGGGCGGCATGGGCAGCTTTGTCGGCGCGCTGGTCGGCGGCCTGCTGATCGGGGTGGTGGAGTCCATCGGGGGCCTGTTCCTGGGCGACTCGCTGGGCCAGATGGGCATATTCGCGATCTTCATCGCGGTGCTGCTGTTTCGCCCGCAGGGGCTGTTCGGGGCGAGGGGCTGA
- a CDS encoding ABC transporter substrate-binding protein, translating into MNSRRTFLYQSAAAAAMVSAPWVARAQGAKPVKVGILHPVTGALAYSGQQCRLGALLAIEDINKAGGIKSLGGAPLEAVLGDAQSRPEAGSAEVEKMNEAGVSAIVGAYASAICLATTQTAAKYNLPHVVDVGVADQIVERGLKNTFRFGPGYRACSERAITDLAALNDAAGKPAKTVMIVHEDSLFGTGTAALLSKALPQHGFEVKDVVKHPNPTRDFNNIVLRMKSLNPDIVIPANYYNEYALLLRAMKQQKVQPKAIYSVLGGAASSYKFLKEFPDIANGILDCNHWFNPKDARVAPLKARVEEKGAYFSYEVFMTYTSVLLLADALERAKSADRAAIIDALASSTFSNHIMPYGPTKFVDGQNTGAQPLLTQVIGGDIKVVIPADYRQADAIFPLKA; encoded by the coding sequence ATGAATTCGCGCCGCACTTTCCTCTATCAATCCGCCGCCGCAGCCGCCATGGTGTCGGCGCCGTGGGTGGCCCGCGCCCAGGGCGCCAAGCCCGTGAAGGTCGGGATCCTGCATCCGGTGACGGGGGCGCTGGCCTATTCGGGCCAACAATGCCGCCTGGGCGCCTTGCTGGCGATCGAGGACATCAACAAGGCCGGCGGCATCAAGTCGCTGGGCGGCGCGCCGCTTGAGGCCGTGCTGGGCGATGCGCAGTCGCGGCCCGAGGCGGGTTCGGCCGAGGTCGAGAAAATGAACGAGGCGGGCGTCTCGGCCATCGTCGGCGCCTACGCCTCGGCGATCTGCCTGGCCACGACCCAGACCGCGGCCAAGTACAACCTGCCGCACGTGGTGGACGTGGGCGTGGCCGACCAGATCGTCGAGCGCGGCCTGAAGAACACCTTCCGCTTCGGCCCGGGCTACCGCGCCTGTAGCGAACGCGCCATCACCGACCTGGCCGCGCTCAACGACGCGGCGGGCAAGCCGGCCAAGACCGTGATGATCGTGCACGAGGATTCGCTGTTCGGCACCGGCACCGCGGCGCTGCTGTCCAAGGCGCTGCCGCAGCATGGCTTCGAGGTCAAGGACGTGGTCAAGCACCCGAACCCGACCCGCGACTTCAACAACATCGTGCTGCGCATGAAGTCCCTCAACCCGGACATCGTGATCCCGGCCAACTACTACAACGAGTACGCCTTGCTGCTGCGCGCCATGAAGCAGCAGAAGGTGCAGCCCAAGGCGATCTACTCGGTGCTGGGCGGCGCGGCCTCCAGCTACAAGTTCCTGAAGGAATTCCCCGACATCGCCAACGGCATCCTCGACTGCAACCACTGGTTCAACCCCAAGGACGCGCGCGTGGCGCCGCTGAAGGCGCGTGTCGAGGAGAAGGGCGCCTACTTCAGCTACGAGGTCTTCATGACCTACACCTCGGTGCTGCTGCTGGCCGACGCGCTGGAGCGCGCCAAGTCCGCCGACCGCGCCGCCATCATCGATGCGCTGGCCTCCAGCACGTTCTCCAACCACATCATGCCCTACGGCCCGACCAAGTTCGTGGACGGCCAGAACACCGGCGCGCAGCCCCTGCTGACGCAGGTGATCGGCGGCGACATCAAGGTCGTCATCCCGGCCGACTACCGCCAGGCCGACGCCATCTTCCCGCTGAAGGCCTGA
- a CDS encoding GntR family transcriptional regulator, with protein sequence MGTSLPLPKYHQIYLVLREQVQEGRFDQDGVPGEHALADQFDVARITIRKAMEMLVADGLVSRRPGLGTWPLRAPANPASAPKANPQQKAHLTGLLENIVNMGLRTSVRVLDSTLVSAPPVVAEALDLAPGAPVHKSLRVRSTEAGPLSHITTYVPQAVADFTRDDLEREPLLMLLEAAGVEFGGATQTISARLADAQVARHLDVAVGSALLAVTRIVRDVNERPVQLLQGLYRPDRYQYQLQLSRVGSIDAKVWVSEELSAQFH encoded by the coding sequence ATGGGAACCTCACTGCCGCTGCCGAAGTACCACCAGATCTACCTCGTCCTGCGCGAGCAGGTGCAGGAGGGGCGTTTCGATCAGGACGGCGTGCCCGGGGAGCACGCGTTGGCCGACCAGTTCGACGTGGCCCGCATCACCATCCGCAAGGCCATGGAGATGCTGGTGGCCGACGGGCTGGTGTCGCGCCGGCCGGGCCTGGGTACCTGGCCGCTGCGCGCGCCCGCGAATCCGGCCAGCGCGCCCAAGGCCAATCCGCAGCAGAAGGCGCATCTGACCGGTCTGCTGGAAAACATCGTCAACATGGGCCTGCGCACCTCGGTGCGGGTGCTGGACAGCACCCTGGTGTCGGCGCCGCCCGTGGTGGCCGAAGCGCTGGACCTCGCGCCCGGCGCGCCCGTGCACAAGAGCCTGCGGGTGCGCAGCACCGAGGCCGGGCCGCTGTCCCACATCACCACCTACGTGCCCCAGGCCGTGGCCGATTTCACGCGCGATGACCTGGAGCGCGAACCCTTGCTGATGCTGCTGGAAGCCGCCGGCGTGGAGTTCGGCGGCGCCACCCAGACCATTTCGGCGCGGCTGGCCGACGCCCAGGTGGCGCGCCACCTGGACGTGGCCGTGGGCTCGGCGCTGCTGGCCGTGACGCGCATCGTGCGTGACGTGAATGAACGGCCCGTGCAGCTGCTGCAAGGCCTGTACCGCCCCGATCGCTATCAGTACCAGTTGCAGCTGTCACGCGTCGGCAGCATCGACGCCAAGGTCTGGGTCAGCGAAGAGCTGTCCGCCCAATTCCATTGA
- a CDS encoding sensor domain-containing diguanylate cyclase, whose protein sequence is MPATGDVPPACAPAGGAENVQPGLDGPLDRLARLARRHFGVDLALVACSDADGVWQAQAGALPAASAGMLPFSVDCPLRASDGRRLGTFRLLHGQPRDFGDEDLDALRDFAELAVAAVEKRQALAAERAAEDGWRTEARNLSMAIAGSGTGIWDRNVVTGEITYSPGWKALLGYTEFEVTNRIEDSYKRLHPDDADYVRAAMQAHFEGRTESYEVEHRILCKDGSYKWICSRGKVVSRDAAGQALRMMGTTTDISAMRAMSERLRRTADLLVNLTDAVPGMVFQCGQRPEGGSRFLYVSAGIWDMFELTPYDVRTSPSAIEQRVHPEDLATYHASLQAAAAAQMPWHLEFRVCLPQQGLRWRQGDASPRKGADGAVVWHGFVTDITDRKRADFELRELAATDALTTLPNRRHFMSRIAAELARIKRQGSDCAAVLMCDLDHFKRINDTWGHAIGDGVLQHFANTLRAQLRAVDLVGRIGGEEFAVVLPDTDIERARAFATRVQQRIAAAPFSLGDDRHIPLTVSIGISTMHTLDADAELALSRSDRALYCAKQRGRNRIESAPSVFSR, encoded by the coding sequence ATGCCAGCAACAGGTGACGTTCCCCCTGCATGCGCGCCCGCCGGTGGCGCGGAAAATGTGCAACCCGGGCTCGACGGTCCCCTGGACCGGCTCGCCCGCTTGGCCAGGCGGCATTTCGGCGTGGACCTGGCGCTGGTGGCCTGCAGCGACGCCGACGGCGTCTGGCAGGCCCAGGCGGGCGCCTTGCCCGCAGCCAGCGCCGGCATGCTTCCTTTTTCCGTGGATTGCCCGCTGCGCGCCTCCGATGGCCGCCGGCTGGGCACGTTCCGATTGCTGCACGGCCAACCTCGGGACTTCGGCGACGAGGACCTGGACGCGCTGCGCGATTTCGCCGAACTGGCCGTCGCGGCCGTGGAAAAGCGGCAGGCCCTGGCGGCGGAACGGGCGGCGGAAGACGGCTGGCGCACCGAGGCGCGCAATCTGTCCATGGCCATCGCCGGCAGCGGCACGGGGATCTGGGACCGCAACGTCGTGACCGGCGAAATCACGTATTCGCCGGGTTGGAAGGCCTTGCTGGGCTATACCGAATTCGAAGTCACCAATCGCATCGAGGATTCCTACAAGCGCCTGCATCCGGACGACGCCGACTATGTGCGCGCCGCCATGCAGGCGCATTTCGAGGGCCGGACCGAAAGCTACGAGGTCGAGCATCGCATCCTCTGCAAGGACGGCAGTTACAAGTGGATCTGCAGCCGCGGCAAGGTCGTCAGCCGCGATGCGGCGGGCCAGGCCTTGCGCATGATGGGCACCACCACCGACATCAGCGCCATGCGCGCCATGTCGGAGCGCCTGCGGCGCACGGCGGACCTGCTGGTCAACCTGACCGACGCCGTGCCTGGCATGGTGTTCCAGTGCGGCCAGCGGCCCGAGGGCGGGTCGCGCTTCCTGTACGTCAGCGCCGGCATCTGGGACATGTTCGAGCTGACTCCCTACGACGTCCGCACGAGTCCGTCGGCGATCGAGCAGCGCGTCCATCCCGAGGACCTGGCCACTTACCACGCCTCGCTGCAGGCCGCGGCCGCGGCGCAGATGCCCTGGCATCTTGAGTTCCGCGTGTGCCTGCCGCAGCAGGGCCTGCGCTGGCGCCAGGGCGACGCCAGCCCGCGCAAAGGAGCTGACGGCGCCGTGGTCTGGCATGGCTTCGTGACCGACATCACCGACCGCAAGCGCGCCGACTTCGAATTGCGCGAACTTGCCGCCACCGACGCCCTGACCACGCTGCCGAACCGCCGCCATTTCATGTCGCGCATCGCGGCGGAGCTGGCCCGGATCAAGCGGCAGGGCAGCGACTGCGCCGCCGTGCTGATGTGCGACCTGGACCATTTCAAGCGCATCAACGACACCTGGGGCCATGCCATCGGCGATGGCGTGCTGCAGCATTTCGCCAATACGCTGCGGGCGCAGCTGCGGGCGGTCGACCTGGTGGGGCGCATCGGCGGCGAGGAATTCGCCGTGGTGCTGCCGGACACCGACATCGAGCGCGCGCGCGCCTTCGCCACGCGGGTGCAGCAGCGCATCGCGGCGGCCCCGTTTTCGCTGGGCGACGACCGGCATATCCCGCTGACGGTCAGCATCGGCATCTCCACCATGCACACCCTGGACGCCGACGCCGAGCTGGCGCTCAGCCGCAGCGACCGTGCGCTGTATTGCGCCAAGCAGCGCGGGCGTAACCGCATCGAGTCCGCGCCCTCAGTGTTTTCCCGATAG